The following proteins are encoded in a genomic region of Syngnathus acus chromosome 22, fSynAcu1.2, whole genome shotgun sequence:
- the rbks gene encoding ribokinase isoform X2, producing MTEEAFDVIVVGSCMTDLVSQSPRLPKEGETIHGHNFFIGFGGKGANQCMQAAKLGAKTAMVAKVGNDSFGDSYIQNFKDHGVHTGFVAQTSAAATGVASIIVNDAGQNAIVIVAGANMLLSKVELQDALPAITSAKVLLCQLEIPPQISLRALQMAQENKVTTIFNPAPAIPDLDPDFYRLSDVFCCNESEALLMTQLRGTTVRRPRTLPVSRPKIHVSFSFRFSLQADTCQKSSPIGAHVIFESLSFTSHRDFPSSTHIGDLLHHIKCPNELLFVSTLFHLVRNSTIFLNVDLKNKSSF from the exons ATGACTGAAGAGGCCTTTGACGTTATAGTGGTTGGTTCTTGCATGACTGACTTGGTCAG CCAGTCACCAAGACTACCAAAGGAAGGGGAAACCATCCACGGTCACAACTTCTTCATTGGCTTTGGCGGAAAAGGGGCCAACCAGTGCATGCAGGCTGCAAAACTGGGCGCTAAAACTGCCATGGTCGCCAAG GTTGGTAACGACTCCTTTGGAGACAGTTATATCCAGAATTTCAAGGACCACGGCGTGCATACAG GCTTTGTCGCACAGACGTCTGCTGCAGCCACAGGCGTTGCTTCCATCATAGTCAATGATGCAG GTCAGAATGCCATTGTGATTGTGGCTGGTGCCAACATGCTACTGAGCAAGGTGGAGCTTCAGGATGCACTTCCAGCCATCACTTCTGCAAAAGTACTGCTTTGCCAACTTGAAATTCCCCCCCAAATATCTTTGCGGGCATTACAGATGGCTCAAGAGAATAAAG TTACTACAATATTCAACCCGGCGCCAGCTATCCCTGACTTGGATCCTGATTTTTATCGACTCTCTGATGTATTTTGCTGCAATGAGTCTGAG GCGCTATTGATGACGCAGCTTCGAGGAACAACTGTGAGACGACCACGTACTCTACCTGTGAGCCGCCCCAAAATACATGTATCATTTTCATTCCGCTTTAGTTTACAAGCTGATACATGTCAGAAATCCAGTCCAATTGGTGCTCACGTCATTTTTGAGTCATTGTCCTTTACGAGTCATCGTGATTTTCCCTCCTCAACCCACATAGGCGATTTGTTACACCACATAAAGTGTCCAAATGAATTGTTGTTTGTCTCAACCTTATTTCACCTGGTTAGAAATTCAACAATATTTCTAAATGTAGACTTGAAAAACAAGagctcattttaa